AAGGAGCCGGTCCGAGGTGGACGGGCTATAGAAAGGGCAGTCATGGCTGGAGGCGTCAACAAGGTCATCCTCATCGGCAACCTCGGAGCAGACCCCGAGGTGCGCTTCACCCCGGGCGGTCAGGCGGTCGCCAACTTCCGCATCGCCACCAGCGAGAGCTGGAACGACAAGAACGGGCAGAAGCAGGAGCGGACCGAGTGGCACCGCATCGTCGTGTGGGGAAAGCTGGCGGAGCTGTGCGGCGAGTACTTGAAGAAGGGCCGGCAGTGCTACGTCGAGGGCCGCCTGCAGACGCGCGAGTGGACGGACAAGGAGAACCGGAAGAACTACACCACCGAGGTGGTCGCCACCTCCGTCACCTTCCTGGGCGGCCGTGATGCGGGCGCCGGGGATGGGGGCGGGGCCCGGCGCGGCGGTGGCTCGTTCTCCCGAAGCGGGGAGCCCGACTACGGCGCGCCTCCTCCGGGGATGGACGATGGCGGCATGAACCAGAGCGGTGGCAACGGGGACGACGACATCCCGTTCTAGGCTCCGGAAGACGAACCGGCCGCCCCCAATACCCGGGAGCGGCCGGTTTTGTTTTCAGGTGGTGCGGGCCGCCCGCTACATGTCGATGGAGTGCCCGGTGCCGGGGCCGAACGCCTCACCGGCCTGGAACAGCGCGTAGATGGCGCCCCACGCCATGGCCGTCAGCACCAGGAAGATGATGATGACGAAGGGCTCGAAGCGGCGCATGGAGCGCTCGCTGGCGAAGATGCCCCAGGCCATGCCGAAGTTCTGCAGCCCGTTGGCCACGTGGTACGCCACGCCGAGCGTGCCCACCAGGTAGACGAAGAGGGTGGGGCCGTGGAAGCGCATCTCCCGGGCGATGTCCTCGAAGGCCTCGGGGCCGTGGCCCAGCAGGCGCGGCTCCAGGAAGGCCTTCCACAGGTGGGCGCCCAGGAAGGCCAGCACGCCCACGGCGGTGACGCGCTGGAGGATGTACTTGAGGTTGCCGTAGTTGTTGTAGGCGAGGTTGTTGGGCCGGAAGCTGAACAGCCGCACCAGGCCCCACCCGGTGTGCATCAGCAGCGGCACCAGGGAGATGAGGAAGCCCAGCGCCATCGAGAACGGGTGCGCGTACGTCGTCACCGAGCTCTGCCACGCCGCGGCGCCGCTGAAGGCGGCCAGGTTGTCCCAGAGGTGGTTGATGGTCCACAGCGTCAGGGGGAACACCGCGAGGAATGAGCCCAGGCGGGACTGGAGGAGCGGGTTCTTGCGAGGAAGGGCTGCGGCTTGGGTGCTCATCGGGACTCCGGCGACGCGCGGACGGGCCACTCCGCGGGTAGGTGGGTCGGACCGGGCGTTATAGCCGGTCCCGGTGAACGAGGGGCTGGGATATGCCAGCCGGGGTGGCAGCCGGGGCGCTCGGAGGCATAAGCCGGGCCGATGCCTGGGGCTCCAACCCCTCCTTTCCAGGGTAACCGAGGCGCCGGGCGCCTTCCCCATTGGCGAGCGCGGCGGTGTTGGGCACGCTACAGCCTCTCCTTATGGCCGATGAACTCGTCAGTGGACTATTGAAGGACGTGGACGTCCGAGTGGTGCTCGCCCTCACGTCCGAGCTGTCTCGCCAGGCGCGGGCGACGCACAAGAGCGAGTCGGCTTCGGCCGCGCTGCTCGCCCAGGGGCTCACCGCCGCCGCGCTCCTGGCGGCGCTTCAGAAGGGGGAGACGCGCATCAACCTGCAGCTGGAGTGCGACGGGCCCCTGCGCGGCTTCTTCGTGGACGCGGACACCTCCGGGCTGCTGCGGGGCTACACCAAGAACCCCCATGTCACCCACGTGGGCGCCGAGGGCGAGTACCGCTGGCGGCCGGTGTTCGGCAACAAGGGCTACATCTCCGTGCTGCGCGACATCGGCGAGGGTGAGTACTACCGCTCCTCGGTGGAGCTGGAGCGCTTCGACTTCGAGCAGGACCTGGAGCGCTACTTCACCATCTCGGATCAGGTGGCCACGCAGCTCAAGCTGGAGCAGGTGGCAAAGGTCAAGGACGGCACCACCGAGCCCCTGGGGGTGGTGGCGGGCATCATCCTTCAGCCCCTGCCGAACGGGGACCGGGAGGCCTTCCAGACGCTCGGCCGCCAGCTCAAGGAGAACCTGCACGGGGTGCTCCAGGCCCATGCCGCCGAGGGCGGGGCGGCGGTGCTCAAGGCGCTGCTGCCGGGCCGCAATGACTTCGAGGTCATGTCCCGCTACCCCCTGCGCTTCTCGTGCACGTGCAGCCGGGACCGGGTGAAGAACGCGCTGCTGGCCATGGGGAAGGAGGAGCTGACGGATCTGCTGGAGAAGGACGGGAAGGCGGAGGTGACGTGCCAGTTCTGCACGACACAGTACGTCATTCCCGGAGACGAGATCCGCGCGATGCTGGAAGCCGCAATGAAGTGACGTACAGCGTGCAGCCCAGCGCCGGGGGCCTACGCGGGAAGTAGCCCCCGAGCGTCGCTCAAGATATGACGTGGGCGCACCTCAGCTGGAGTCCTCATCCGTGGCCACGAAGCGCGCAGTGTCCGGCAAGGGCAAGACCTCCAAGAAGGGCAAGTCCGCGCCCAAGCCTTCCAAGCAGAAGGTGGAGAAGCTGGTCTCCATCCCCTCGGACGTCGTGCTGGCGCCCCAGGCCGAGGTTCCGCGCATGCCCACCGGGAGGGACCAATCCCGGCAGCGCTCCGCCGTGCAGGAGCTGTCGTGGGCGGACTTCGACAGGGCGGTGCAGGCGCTGGCGGGCGCCATCCGCCAGGACTTCAAGGTCGAGGCCGTGGTGGGCGTGGCGCATGGCGGCGTCTTCGTGGGTGGGGCGCTCTCGAGCGCGCTCGGCTGCGAGTTCTTCCCCGTGCGCATCACCCGGCGCAGCCGCGACCGCGGCAGCACGAACAAGCCCCAGCTCTCCGGCGAGATGCCGCGCGAGCTGAAGGGCCGGCGCGTGCTCATCGTCGATGACGTGGCCGCCAGCGGCGACACGCTGGAGATGGCCACCGCGCTGGCGAAGAAGGTGGGCGCCCGCGAGGTGAGGACGGCGTGCATGGTGGCCCGGCCCGAGGGCTATGAGCCGGACTATCGGGCGCTGTCGACCCAGGCGTTCCTCGTCTTCCCCTGGGACTACGAGCCCACGGGCGGGGTGGACCGCTCCGACGTGGACCCGGATCTGGCCGGGGCCTGAGCGGCTGCCTCGGGCGTCCCCTGGATGACGTTTGCGCTGCCCTGTCCCCCGCGCGGGCGAGCGTCTGCGCGTTGCGTGGGCCCGACCTGTCCCGTAGTCTGGCCGGGATGTAGGACACCCCGTCTTCTCGCGACCTGGGACGGGGGCCCACGGTGGGGGAGACCGCTCCATCCCGGAGCGGGCACAGGCAGGCGCACGAGGAACGGGCCGGCGCGATGATCATCGGCACGGCGGGGCACATCGACCACGGCAAGACGTCCCTGGTGAAGGCCCTCACCGGTATCGACACGGACCGGCTCAAGGAGGAGAAGCGCCGAGGCATCACCCTGGAGCTGGGCTTCGCCCACCTCACGCTGGATGATGGGACGCTGGCGGGCGTGGTGGACGTGCCCGGCCACGAGCGCTTCGTGAAGGCCATGGCCGCGGGCGCCGGGGGCGTGGACCTGGCGGTGCTCGTGGTGGCCGCGGACGAGGGCGTCATGCCCCAGACGCGCGAGCACCTGGACATCTGCCGCCTGCTCGGGGTGAAGGCGGGCGTCATCGCCCTCACCAAGAGCGATCTGCTGGCGGAGCTGGGCGAGGAGTGGCTCGCGCTGGTGAAGGCGGACCTGGTGGCGCTGACGGCGGGCACCTTCCTGGAGGGAGCGCCCGTGGTGCCCTGCTCCTCGAAGACGGGAGACGGGCTGAAGGAGCTTCGGGCCGCGCTCACTCGCGCGGCGCATGGGCTGCCCCAGCGGCCCTCGGATGGCCCCGTCTTCCTGCCGGTGGACCGGGTGTTCACCATCAAGGGCTTCGGCACGGTGGTGACGGGCACGCTGCTGTCCGGCACGCTGGCGGTGGAGGAGAGCGCCTCGCTGCTGCCGGGACGCCCCGGCCCCTTCCGCGTGCGAGGCCTCCAGGTGCATGGCCAGGCCGCGCAGAAGGTGCAGGCGGGCCTGCGCACCGCGGTGAACCTCGTGGGCGTGGAGCCCGAGGAGATCGATCGCGGCATGGTGCTCGTGCGCGCCGGCGAGCTGCCCGAGACGCGGATGCTGGACGTGGAGCTGAGCCTGCTGCCCGCGGTGGAGGAGCCGCTGCCCCGGCGCCGCAAGCTGCTGCTGCACCTGGGCACCGCGCAGGTGGAGGCCACCGTGGCGCTGTTGGACCTGGAGCGGCTCGAGCCCGGGGAGACGGGGCTGGCCCAGCTGCGCCTCTCCGCGCCGCTGGCCGCGCTCGTGGGGCAGCGCTTCATCCTTCGAGGCTCGCGCGCGCTGCCGGGGCGCGGTGCCACCGTGGCGGGCGGCCGCGTCCTGGCCATCACTCCGCCGCGCCGCCGCAAGGGCGCCTCCGCCGTGGTGGCTCCGCTGCTGGAGGCGGACGCCGGCGGGCACGTGGCGTGGCTGCTGCGCCAGGCGGGCTACCGGGGGCTCACCCAGGCGGAGCTGTTCGGCCGCTCGGCGATGCCACCCAAGGCGCTCTCACGCACGCTGGAGCTGCTGGGCTCTCGGGGTGGGGCGCTGCTGGTGGACCGGGACAAGCGCCTCTATCTCTCCGGCGAGGTGTTCGAGGGGCTCCAGAAGCGGGCCCTCGCGCTGCTGGCCGCCTTCCACGAGCGCGAGCCGATGCGCGAGGGCCTCTCCCGCGAGGAGCTGCGCCAGCGCCTCTCGCCGGAGCTGGACCCGCGCATCTTCCAGCGGGTGGCGCAGGCGCTGGTGGACACGGGCAAGGCGGAGCTGGACAAGGAGGTGATGCGGCTCAAGGGCCGAGGCCGCACCCTCACCGTCAGCGACGAGGGAGCCCGGGCCCGGGTGGCGGCGGAGCTGGCCGCGACGGGGCTCGCGCCTCCCACCTTCAACGAGCTGGCGCAGAAGCTCCAGCTGCCGGCGCCCCGGCTCCAGGAGCTGCTCAAGGTGATGGTGTCCGAGGGCCTCATCGTCCGGGTGAGTGACGAGCTCCACTTCGACGCGGGAGCGCTGGGAGGCCTGCGGGAGCGACTGGTGGGCTGGCTGCGCGAGAAGAAGGAGATCTCCACCCAGGCCTTCAAGGAAATGGTGGGTCAGAGCCGGAAGTTCGTCATCCCCTTGTCGGAGTACTTCGATCGGGAGAAGGTGACGCTGCGAGTGGGTGAGAAGAGGGTGCTGCGCCGGGGATGAGCCAGATGCCTTACAGCCAGGGGGCCCTGCGCACCCTGATCGAGACCTTCGGCAACCCCATGGTGGTGTTGCGCCAGCGCGAGCTGTGGCTGGCCAACGCGGCCTTCCTGCGCCTGGTGGGGCTCTCCCGGGAGCAGGTGGAGGGCCGCCCGGCCCTGGACTTCGTCAACCCGGACGAGCACCGGCGCCTGTCCGCTCTCTTCCAGCGCATCCTCGAAGGGGACCTGCGCACCCCCTCCAGGGTCTTCCGGCGCCTGGTGCCTTCCTCCGACGGGCGGATGCATGAGCTGGCCGCCGCCATGCAGGACGTGGTGCTGGAGGGCGGCGAGAAGGGGCTGCTCGTCAACCTCTTCGAATTGGTGGAGCGACCCCCCTCGGTCACCATGGCCGAGCGCCTGGTGGAGACGTCCGCGCGCCTGGTCGGCGTGCACTCCGAGGAGGAGGTATTTCAGGTGGCGCTGGAAGGCCTGGCCTCCGCGGGCTTCCGCGCGTCCTTCCTGCGCTGGGATGGCAAGGAGCTCTTCCTGGCCGACGGCAGCCCCCTGCCCGAGGAGATGGGACTGGCGGCCGAGGCGCTCGGAGAGGGACGCGCCATCTATGGAGGGGTGGAGGCGGGCGAAGCCACCCATGTCTACCTGCCCCTGGGCGATGCGCGTAACGGCGTGCTGCTGGTGGAGGGCCGAGGGCTCGATCCGACCCACGGCTCCACGCTGGCGCTCTTCGCCAAGGTCGTCGGCACGGCGCTCTCCGAGGCGCGCGTGGAGGCCGAGCGCATGCGCGGCCAGTGGGAGCTGCGCGTGCTGGCGGCGGTGGCGCGTTTCCTCGCCCAGCCCGTGCCGCCCACCCCCGAGTCCTTCCTCGAGCGCCTCGCGGGGCTGCTCTCCGCGGACGCGGCGCTGCTGCTGCTCCGGGAGGAGCCGGACGCTCCCTTCGTGCTCACCGCGCAGGTGGGCCTGGCGGAGCTGAGCGGCGCGGTGACTTCGCTGGGCTCCGTCCTGGGCGACACGGCGGTGAAGGTGGAGCAGGGGCGGCTCTCGACGAAGGGCGAGGAGAAGGTGCTCTGGGATGTCTCCGGAGGGCGCTTCGGCAGCGGGCTGGCGGTGCGCATCATGCGCGGAGGGCAGGTGAGCGGCACCCTGCAACTGTTCCGCGTGCCGGGCCGGCCCTTCCAGGAGGCGGACCTGCGGCTGCTGGCGACGATGGTCGAGCTGCTGGTGACGCTGCTGGAGCAGCACCGCCTGCGCGCCGAGTCCGCCCGGCAGCTCTCGGAGACGCGGCTGCTGCTGGAGCTGGCCCGCACCACGGCGGGCGTGCTGGACTCGGCGGGCATCCTGGATGTGGCGGCGGACTTCCTCGTCCGCCTGCTGGATGTGTCCGACTGCCACATCTTCCTGTACGACGAGCAGGCCAAGCTGCTGCGAGGCGCCGCGGGCTCTGTCACCCACCGCGACTTCCTGCGCGGCCTCACCCTCCCGCTGGACGACGGCAGCTTCACGTCCCGCGTGGCCCGCGAGCGTCGCCCCCTCTTCATCGAGGATGTGGACAAGACGTCGGGCGGCTACAGCCCGGAGCTGGCTGACCGCTTCCAGGCCAAGGCCATCCTCGGCCTGCCGCTCACCTCGCGTGACGAGCTGATCGGCGTGGTGGTGGTGGATGACACCCGAGGCCCGCGCGCCTTCGGGCCCGCGCTCATCGAGCTGGCCGAGGCCACCTGCGGACAGATCGCCCTCTCCATCGCCAACGCGCGCCTCTACGAGTCGCTGTGGGGCTCCTACGCGGAGCTGGCCGCCGCCCGCGCGGAGATGGTCAAGCGCGAGCGCCTGGCCGCGCTGGGCGAGCTGTCCGCCATCGTCGCCCACGAGGTGCGCAACCCCCTGGGCGTCATCTTCAACGCGGTGACGTCGCTGCGCCGCCTGCTCAAGGTGGAGGGGGATCCGGCGATGCTGCTGGACATCCTCACCGAGGAGAGCGACCGGCTGAACCGCATCGTGGCGGACCTGCTCGACTTCACCCGGCCGAGGGACCCCATCCTCCAGCCGGAGGACCTGGGCCGCGTGCTGCTGGATGCCATCGAGGCGGCGCGCGTCCAGGGCGGGTCCGACAACTCCTCCGTGCGGTTCGTCGCGGAGGTGGACCCCCACCTGCCACCCGCGCGCATGGACCGGCGGCTCATCCGCCAGGCACTCATCAACGTGCTCGTCAATGCCCTCCAGGCCATGCCCCAGGGGGGCGTGGTGACGGTGAAGGCCCGCAGGGAGCTGCACGGCGGCCGGGACTGGCTGCGCAGCGACGTGTCGGATCAGGGCATGGGAATTCCCTCGGAGTTGCTGCACCGCGTCTTCGAGCCCTTCTTCACCACCAAGGCCCAGGGAACGGGCCTTGGCCTGGCCGTGGTCCGTCGTATTCTCGATGAGCACGGTGGAGAGATCACCGTGGAGAGCACCCCTGGCCGCGGCACGACCTTTACCATCCGTCTTCCTCTCCTCCCGCCCCCGACGCCCCAGTGACTGACGCCAGCTCCTCCGCCAGCGCCCCCGCAAGCACCGCCACCGCCCACCGGGGCCGCGTCCTCGTCGTGGATGACCAGCGGAACATGCGCACCACCACGGCTCTGGTCCTGCGCACCGAGGGCTACACCGTCTCCGAGGCCGCCACTGGCCAGGAGGCGTTGGATCTGCTCACCAGCAACAGCGTGGACGTGCTGCTGACGGACCTGAAGATGGAGCCCATGGACGGGCTGACGCTGCTGCGCCGCGCCCTGGAGGTGGTGCCCCGGCTGCAGGTCATCGTCATGACGGCCTTCGGCTCCATCGACAGCGCCGTGGAGGCCATGCGGCTGGGCGCGTACGACTACATCACCAAGCCCTTCAAGGACGGGGTGCTGCGGCACCGGGTGGAGCTGGCGCTCGAGCGCGCCCGGCTGATGTCCCAGGTGGACCTGTTCGCCAACGAGTTCAACCAGCGCCACAACATGTCCGCGCTGGTGGGCAGCAGCCCGGCGATGCGCGAGCTGAAGAACCGCCTGCTGCGCGTGGCGCAGAGTGACGCCACCGTCCTCATCCAGGGCGAGAGCGGCACCGGCAAGGAGCTGGTGGC
The window above is part of the Hyalangium gracile genome. Proteins encoded here:
- a CDS encoding single-stranded DNA-binding protein translates to MAGGVNKVILIGNLGADPEVRFTPGGQAVANFRIATSESWNDKNGQKQERTEWHRIVVWGKLAELCGEYLKKGRQCYVEGRLQTREWTDKENRKNYTTEVVATSVTFLGGRDAGAGDGGGARRGGGSFSRSGEPDYGAPPPGMDDGGMNQSGGNGDDDIPF
- a CDS encoding succinate dehydrogenase produces the protein MSTQAAALPRKNPLLQSRLGSFLAVFPLTLWTINHLWDNLAAFSGAAAWQSSVTTYAHPFSMALGFLISLVPLLMHTGWGLVRLFSFRPNNLAYNNYGNLKYILQRVTAVGVLAFLGAHLWKAFLEPRLLGHGPEAFEDIAREMRFHGPTLFVYLVGTLGVAYHVANGLQNFGMAWGIFASERSMRRFEPFVIIIFLVLTAMAWGAIYALFQAGEAFGPGTGHSIDM
- the hslO gene encoding Hsp33 family molecular chaperone HslO — encoded protein: MADELVSGLLKDVDVRVVLALTSELSRQARATHKSESASAALLAQGLTAAALLAALQKGETRINLQLECDGPLRGFFVDADTSGLLRGYTKNPHVTHVGAEGEYRWRPVFGNKGYISVLRDIGEGEYYRSSVELERFDFEQDLERYFTISDQVATQLKLEQVAKVKDGTTEPLGVVAGIILQPLPNGDREAFQTLGRQLKENLHGVLQAHAAEGGAAVLKALLPGRNDFEVMSRYPLRFSCTCSRDRVKNALLAMGKEELTDLLEKDGKAEVTCQFCTTQYVIPGDEIRAMLEAAMK
- a CDS encoding phosphoribosyltransferase gives rise to the protein MATKRAVSGKGKTSKKGKSAPKPSKQKVEKLVSIPSDVVLAPQAEVPRMPTGRDQSRQRSAVQELSWADFDRAVQALAGAIRQDFKVEAVVGVAHGGVFVGGALSSALGCEFFPVRITRRSRDRGSTNKPQLSGEMPRELKGRRVLIVDDVAASGDTLEMATALAKKVGAREVRTACMVARPEGYEPDYRALSTQAFLVFPWDYEPTGGVDRSDVDPDLAGA
- the selB gene encoding selenocysteine-specific translation elongation factor produces the protein MIIGTAGHIDHGKTSLVKALTGIDTDRLKEEKRRGITLELGFAHLTLDDGTLAGVVDVPGHERFVKAMAAGAGGVDLAVLVVAADEGVMPQTREHLDICRLLGVKAGVIALTKSDLLAELGEEWLALVKADLVALTAGTFLEGAPVVPCSSKTGDGLKELRAALTRAAHGLPQRPSDGPVFLPVDRVFTIKGFGTVVTGTLLSGTLAVEESASLLPGRPGPFRVRGLQVHGQAAQKVQAGLRTAVNLVGVEPEEIDRGMVLVRAGELPETRMLDVELSLLPAVEEPLPRRRKLLLHLGTAQVEATVALLDLERLEPGETGLAQLRLSAPLAALVGQRFILRGSRALPGRGATVAGGRVLAITPPRRRKGASAVVAPLLEADAGGHVAWLLRQAGYRGLTQAELFGRSAMPPKALSRTLELLGSRGGALLVDRDKRLYLSGEVFEGLQKRALALLAAFHEREPMREGLSREELRQRLSPELDPRIFQRVAQALVDTGKAELDKEVMRLKGRGRTLTVSDEGARARVAAELAATGLAPPTFNELAQKLQLPAPRLQELLKVMVSEGLIVRVSDELHFDAGALGGLRERLVGWLREKKEISTQAFKEMVGQSRKFVIPLSEYFDREKVTLRVGEKRVLRRG
- a CDS encoding ATP-binding protein produces the protein MSQMPYSQGALRTLIETFGNPMVVLRQRELWLANAAFLRLVGLSREQVEGRPALDFVNPDEHRRLSALFQRILEGDLRTPSRVFRRLVPSSDGRMHELAAAMQDVVLEGGEKGLLVNLFELVERPPSVTMAERLVETSARLVGVHSEEEVFQVALEGLASAGFRASFLRWDGKELFLADGSPLPEEMGLAAEALGEGRAIYGGVEAGEATHVYLPLGDARNGVLLVEGRGLDPTHGSTLALFAKVVGTALSEARVEAERMRGQWELRVLAAVARFLAQPVPPTPESFLERLAGLLSADAALLLLREEPDAPFVLTAQVGLAELSGAVTSLGSVLGDTAVKVEQGRLSTKGEEKVLWDVSGGRFGSGLAVRIMRGGQVSGTLQLFRVPGRPFQEADLRLLATMVELLVTLLEQHRLRAESARQLSETRLLLELARTTAGVLDSAGILDVAADFLVRLLDVSDCHIFLYDEQAKLLRGAAGSVTHRDFLRGLTLPLDDGSFTSRVARERRPLFIEDVDKTSGGYSPELADRFQAKAILGLPLTSRDELIGVVVVDDTRGPRAFGPALIELAEATCGQIALSIANARLYESLWGSYAELAAARAEMVKRERLAALGELSAIVAHEVRNPLGVIFNAVTSLRRLLKVEGDPAMLLDILTEESDRLNRIVADLLDFTRPRDPILQPEDLGRVLLDAIEAARVQGGSDNSSVRFVAEVDPHLPPARMDRRLIRQALINVLVNALQAMPQGGVVTVKARRELHGGRDWLRSDVSDQGMGIPSELLHRVFEPFFTTKAQGTGLGLAVVRRILDEHGGEITVESTPGRGTTFTIRLPLLPPPTPQ